One Bremerella sp. JC817 DNA segment encodes these proteins:
- a CDS encoding exo-alpha-sialidase, protein MADRVVLCIGTKKGLFVAEASKSRGRFELRGPFGSGVAVYSALIDTRKSPRLFASSCNAWFGMKLLTSTDLGKKFKETKSAPAFPGKDGRSLANIWALEAGPGSKDLYAGVEPAALFHSEDGGNSWEMISGISNHKHSKDWHPGAGGLCLHTIVRDGDRIHLGISTGGHYLSEDGGKTFDAANDGVGAGFVPNPYPEFGQCVHKIARHPAAPGRLYMQNHGGWPDRPGIGVLRSDDYGHTWESIAEGLPSDFGFPIVVHPHDPETIYVVPLEPSTRTCPEGKPAVWRSTNGGRKWKKLTKGLPKKDGFFTVLRDAMTIDSCDSPAVYFGTTTGQLWMGNEGGDGWTCLFESLPPINCVKAAVI, encoded by the coding sequence ATGGCCGATCGTGTTGTTTTGTGCATAGGAACGAAGAAGGGACTGTTTGTCGCCGAGGCCAGCAAGTCGCGGGGCCGTTTTGAACTTCGCGGCCCGTTCGGATCCGGCGTGGCGGTCTATTCGGCGTTGATCGATACCCGCAAATCGCCTCGTCTTTTCGCGTCTAGCTGCAACGCCTGGTTCGGGATGAAGCTGTTGACCTCGACCGACCTGGGGAAGAAGTTCAAAGAAACCAAGTCGGCCCCAGCCTTCCCGGGGAAAGATGGCCGCTCGCTCGCCAACATCTGGGCGCTTGAAGCGGGACCTGGCAGCAAAGACCTGTATGCCGGTGTCGAGCCTGCGGCGTTGTTTCACAGCGAAGACGGCGGCAACTCGTGGGAGATGATCTCAGGCATCAGCAACCATAAACATTCCAAAGATTGGCATCCTGGGGCTGGCGGGCTTTGTCTGCATACGATCGTCCGGGATGGCGACCGGATCCATCTGGGGATTTCGACAGGGGGACATTATCTAAGTGAGGATGGCGGCAAGACATTCGATGCCGCGAATGACGGCGTCGGCGCTGGCTTCGTCCCGAATCCTTATCCTGAGTTTGGTCAGTGCGTTCATAAGATTGCCCGGCATCCGGCCGCACCCGGTAGGCTTTATATGCAAAACCATGGCGGTTGGCCCGATCGGCCTGGCATCGGTGTGCTGCGGAGCGACGATTACGGGCATACCTGGGAATCGATCGCGGAAGGTTTGCCTTCCGACTTTGGGTTTCCGATCGTCGTGCATCCGCACGATCCTGAAACGATCTACGTGGTACCGCTTGAACCGTCGACGCGAACCTGTCCGGAAGGTAAGCCCGCTGTTTGGCGAAGCACCAACGGCGGCCGCAAGTGGAAGAAGCTGACCAAAGGGCTACCGAAGAAAGATGGTTTCTTCACGGTCTTGCGAGACGCCATGACAATCGACTCGTGCGATTCACCAGCGGTCTATTTCGGAACGACGACCGGTCAGTTGTGGATGGGCAACGAAGGTGGTGATGGCTGGACCTGCCTTTTTGAATCGCTGCCTCCCATTAACTGTGTCAAAGCGGCCGTGATTTAG
- a CDS encoding MoaD/ThiS family protein, which translates to MPITIQIPSMLRSECQGASQVQVEAATVQQALDQLQQERPNLFRSVCDETGAVRKHIHLFVNDDLLHRTEGLATPLTPDDVLFIMTAVSGG; encoded by the coding sequence ATGCCTATCACGATTCAGATTCCTTCAATGCTGCGATCGGAATGCCAGGGGGCTTCCCAGGTGCAGGTCGAAGCGGCCACTGTTCAGCAAGCCCTCGATCAGCTTCAGCAAGAACGCCCCAATCTCTTTCGCAGCGTCTGCGACGAGACCGGGGCGGTCCGCAAGCATATCCATCTGTTTGTGAATGACGACCTGCTGCATCGGACCGAAGGGCTCGCCACGCCGCTGACGCCAGACGATGTTCTGTTCATCATGACCGCCGTTTCAGGAGGCTAA
- a CDS encoding HXXEE domain-containing protein, producing MWTWLVRDWHWPAAALFTSLFLLALTPIIAASAGLALTLIFLQLPLYMIHQFEEHTGDRFRLYINRTIVGGREALTPAATFWINSLGVWAVDLVALYLAWFVGPAWGLAAGYLAVVNALPHIGMTIKRREYNPGVITAALLFLPLGGWCILQSGAGASWTFHLSALAVAIGVHVAIVIHVARRLAKLSKTGSSADLPRGAHA from the coding sequence ATGTGGACCTGGCTAGTTCGTGATTGGCATTGGCCGGCTGCGGCACTTTTCACTTCGCTGTTCCTGTTGGCGCTGACGCCCATAATCGCCGCGTCCGCTGGTCTGGCATTGACGCTGATCTTCCTGCAGTTGCCGCTCTACATGATTCATCAATTCGAAGAGCACACCGGCGACCGGTTCCGGCTTTATATCAATCGCACGATCGTTGGTGGACGCGAAGCGTTGACACCGGCAGCCACCTTCTGGATTAACTCGCTGGGAGTGTGGGCAGTCGACCTGGTAGCGTTGTACCTCGCCTGGTTCGTTGGGCCGGCCTGGGGACTCGCGGCTGGTTACCTGGCCGTGGTGAACGCCCTACCTCACATTGGCATGACGATCAAACGTCGCGAATACAATCCCGGCGTCATCACTGCGGCGTTATTGTTTCTTCCGCTGGGCGGCTGGTGTATCTTGCAGTCAGGTGCCGGTGCTAGCTGGACGTTTCATCTGTCAGCCTTGGCGGTCGCGATTGGCGTGCACGTGGCCATCGTGATCCATGTGGCTCGCCGTCTGGCAAAGCTTTCCAAGACAGGTTCGTCCGCTGACCTTCCGCGCGGAGCCCACGCCTAA
- a CDS encoding PAS domain-containing protein yields the protein MTRKTITPTGRERTFGLDEIIVSKTDPKGIITYANHTFLKVSGYSEEEMLGAPHNIIRHPDMPRCVFHLLWNTISSGHEIFAYVVNLCKNGDHYWVLAHVTPTFNLKGEIVGYHSSRRVPDKEAIETIVPIYAQLKNIEDSASDWRTGMEEAEHTLGNLLADSGMTYDQFAFSLVKCV from the coding sequence ATGACCAGAAAGACCATCACACCGACCGGGCGAGAACGTACCTTCGGACTCGACGAAATCATCGTCAGCAAGACCGATCCGAAGGGCATCATCACCTACGCCAACCACACCTTTTTAAAGGTCTCTGGCTACTCGGAAGAAGAGATGCTCGGCGCTCCGCACAATATCATCCGGCACCCCGATATGCCGCGATGCGTGTTCCATCTGTTATGGAACACGATCTCCAGCGGCCACGAGATCTTTGCCTACGTCGTCAACCTCTGCAAAAACGGCGATCACTACTGGGTCCTGGCTCACGTCACGCCGACCTTCAACTTGAAGGGTGAAATCGTTGGCTACCATTCTAGTCGCCGCGTGCCAGATAAAGAGGCGATCGAGACCATCGTCCCGATCTACGCCCAGCTGAAGAACATCGAAGACTCTGCCTCCGACTGGCGCACCGGCATGGAAGAAGCAGAACACACTCTTGGTAACCTGTTGGCAGACTCCGGTATGACCTACGACCAGTTCGCCTTCTCCTTGGTCAAGTGCGTTTAG
- a CDS encoding methyl-accepting chemotaxis protein produces the protein MLQTAEQPSTEVSREQLEARVAELEAKIAQYEHWMEKATIVCEHAAHGDLEARLLHIDADGDMQRMLVSINSLLDYTDAFVREAKASLSYAAQGKFFRRVILRGMVGTFKHASLLINESISEMRRSSDELANAEVRRLAIADEFETTVKEIANSVESAATDIFDASEQLASVANQTAQQAADASQAANRTKESVSQVADSSEQLATSIGQVKQHVGEANNVVERAVNESEQATSIVVGLEQSSSRIGTVVDTIAQIAKQTNLLSLNAAIEAARAGEAGLGFAVVAAEVRKLAEKTRDATERAKAEIGSVQDSSGKAAEAITSCGNLIAEIHHVSETISNLVDQQATATTEIREHAVDAAEETTCVFENINQTTEAASETRHSTETLVSAATELRHFSSKLSQSVDHLLKSIRNPCD, from the coding sequence ATGTTACAAACTGCCGAACAGCCCTCGACCGAAGTAAGCCGCGAGCAACTCGAAGCTCGTGTCGCTGAACTGGAAGCCAAGATTGCCCAGTACGAACATTGGATGGAAAAGGCAACCATCGTCTGCGAACACGCCGCCCATGGTGACCTGGAAGCGAGGCTCCTTCATATTGATGCCGATGGCGATATGCAGCGGATGCTGGTCAGCATCAACTCGCTGCTCGACTATACCGATGCCTTCGTTCGCGAGGCCAAAGCTTCGCTGAGCTATGCCGCCCAGGGAAAATTCTTCCGCCGTGTCATCCTCCGTGGGATGGTCGGCACCTTCAAACATGCCTCGCTGCTGATCAACGAATCGATCTCTGAAATGCGACGTTCTTCGGATGAACTCGCCAACGCGGAGGTCCGCCGACTGGCTATCGCTGACGAGTTTGAAACGACGGTCAAAGAGATCGCCAACTCAGTCGAATCCGCCGCCACCGACATCTTCGACGCCAGCGAACAACTTGCGTCGGTTGCCAACCAAACAGCCCAACAAGCCGCGGATGCCTCACAAGCAGCCAACCGAACCAAGGAAAGCGTCTCGCAGGTCGCCGACTCTTCGGAGCAACTTGCCACCAGCATCGGACAGGTCAAACAGCACGTGGGCGAAGCAAACAATGTCGTCGAACGTGCGGTCAACGAATCGGAACAAGCGACCTCGATCGTGGTTGGACTGGAGCAGTCTTCCTCCCGGATTGGAACCGTGGTCGATACGATCGCTCAGATCGCCAAGCAAACGAACCTGCTCTCGCTAAACGCCGCAATCGAAGCCGCTCGGGCAGGTGAGGCGGGTCTTGGCTTCGCCGTCGTGGCGGCCGAAGTTCGCAAACTGGCGGAGAAGACTCGCGACGCAACGGAGCGAGCCAAGGCAGAGATCGGCAGCGTGCAAGACTCGTCTGGGAAAGCGGCCGAAGCGATTACTTCCTGTGGCAACCTGATTGCCGAGATCCATCATGTGAGCGAGACGATCTCGAACCTGGTCGATCAACAGGCGACCGCCACCACCGAAATCCGCGAGCATGCGGTCGACGCGGCAGAAGAAACCACTTGCGTCTTCGAGAATATCAATCAGACGACCGAAGCCGCCAGCGAAACGCGCCACTCGACCGAGACCCTGGTTAGTGCCGCGACCGAACTGCGACACTTCTCGAGCAAGCTCTCGCAGAGCGTCGACCATCTGCTGAAGTCGATCCGCAATCCTTGCGACTAG
- a CDS encoding ParB/RepB/Spo0J family partition protein: MTRQKRLGRGLAALLGDPTDEAASDVVMPEEATDTLPFRPRLAESDITEEASQKSDALRIALSEIDRNPFQPRHNFDDAEIASLAESLKEHDILQPIVVRQMGDRYQLISGERRLRAAGIAGWDTIPALIREADDRLVAELAIVENLQRQDLNPLEKAISFQRYLEQHNATQSELADRIKVDRSTIANLVRLLDLPDAVKSAVHSGEISQGHARALLPLGDEQIQCEFATRIAREGWSVRATEQAVQDFLNGEEGAAPAPAAKKGARTKSQQVVSLEEDLRMALGTKVDIKQGTKGGKIVIHFKNADEFDRLNEYLLAEMEEQRRAA, translated from the coding sequence GTGACTAGACAAAAGCGATTGGGACGTGGATTGGCAGCCTTGTTGGGAGACCCGACCGATGAAGCCGCATCGGACGTCGTGATGCCAGAAGAAGCAACCGATACGCTTCCTTTCCGTCCTCGCCTGGCGGAATCGGACATCACCGAGGAAGCTTCGCAGAAGTCGGATGCTCTGCGGATCGCCCTGAGTGAAATCGATCGGAACCCGTTCCAGCCTCGTCACAACTTCGACGACGCCGAGATCGCTTCGCTGGCCGAGAGCCTCAAAGAGCATGATATCCTGCAACCGATCGTCGTCCGCCAGATGGGCGATCGTTATCAGTTGATCAGCGGTGAACGCCGTTTGCGTGCGGCCGGCATCGCCGGTTGGGACACCATCCCGGCGTTGATCCGTGAAGCGGACGATCGCCTGGTGGCCGAACTGGCCATTGTCGAGAACCTGCAGCGGCAAGACCTCAACCCACTGGAGAAGGCAATCAGCTTCCAGCGGTACCTCGAACAGCACAACGCGACCCAAAGCGAGTTGGCCGATCGAATCAAGGTCGACCGCAGCACGATCGCCAACCTGGTGCGTCTGTTGGATCTGCCCGATGCCGTGAAGTCGGCCGTTCACAGCGGCGAGATTTCCCAGGGACATGCCCGAGCTTTGTTGCCACTGGGTGATGAACAAATCCAGTGCGAGTTCGCCACGCGGATCGCTCGCGAAGGCTGGAGTGTCCGAGCGACCGAACAGGCCGTCCAGGATTTCCTGAATGGCGAAGAGGGAGCCGCTCCGGCTCCGGCAGCCAAGAAGGGTGCTCGAACCAAGTCGCAGCAGGTGGTCTCGCTGGAAGAAGACTTGCGGATGGCACTCGGCACCAAGGTCGACATCAAACAAGGGACCAAGGGTGGCAAGATTGTGATCCACTTCAAGAACGCCGACGAATTCGATCGCTTGAACGAATACCTGTTGGCGGAAATGGAAGAGCAACGCCGCGCCGCGTAG
- a CDS encoding ParA family protein: protein MARILCIANQKGGVGKTTTAINLAAGLAMADMRTLLVDLDPQCNATTGIGHQPTERHPLVSDQPLGDSIIQTKIENLSLVPGSRSFEDVERLAGGEKSTSAVLTNHLESGMNQFDYVLIDCPPSVGAITQTALAASTEVVMPIQAEYFAMEGLTQMIKVIRDVMRRPPGKLEFGGIVLTMYDPTLELTHEVEQEVRDFFGDIVFDTVVPRDHWVSEAPSFGQSVITHAPRSRGARAHMELCMEVLDRD from the coding sequence ATGGCTCGCATCCTGTGCATTGCCAACCAAAAGGGAGGCGTCGGTAAGACGACCACGGCCATCAATCTGGCCGCTGGGTTGGCAATGGCCGACATGCGCACGCTGCTGGTCGATCTCGATCCTCAGTGCAACGCGACGACCGGCATCGGCCATCAGCCGACCGAACGTCATCCGTTGGTCTCGGATCAGCCGCTGGGCGATTCGATTATCCAGACCAAGATCGAGAACCTTTCGCTGGTTCCTGGTAGCCGCAGCTTTGAAGATGTCGAGCGTTTGGCCGGGGGCGAGAAGTCGACTTCCGCGGTCCTGACCAATCACCTCGAGTCTGGCATGAACCAGTTCGACTACGTGCTGATCGATTGCCCTCCTTCGGTGGGCGCGATCACGCAGACCGCGTTGGCCGCTTCCACCGAAGTCGTGATGCCGATCCAGGCCGAGTACTTCGCCATGGAAGGTTTGACGCAGATGATCAAGGTCATCCGCGACGTCATGCGGCGGCCACCTGGCAAGCTCGAGTTCGGCGGCATCGTCCTGACGATGTACGACCCAACCTTGGAGCTGACGCACGAAGTCGAGCAGGAAGTTCGCGACTTCTTCGGCGATATTGTTTTCGATACGGTGGTCCCCCGGGATCACTGGGTTTCCGAAGCACCCAGCTTCGGGCAGTCAGTAATCACCCACGCACCTCGCAGTCGCGGGGCTCGCGCTCATATGGAATTGTGCATGGAGGTTTTGGATCGTGACTAG
- a CDS encoding DUF1015 family protein, whose product MPDIRALHGLRYDLGHIGSLAEVISPAEVASDPTLVDSLFERHPANVIRILANREEPGDDQLNNRFTRARRFLTDWQRQGVLQREPDPAIYVYHQDFDWNGQRVTRRGFLAGLTLEEIDQQQYEALLLLLNQPAQEALEMLRATQTNVRPGIALYADSSISVQQVLENQIATATPLIAKDEAGVVHRLWPVTDHQVIGQIREKMAHRQMFRNAMDDFLPATLNRYELAQRGELTPMHPANFMLTAFFELTEPGFEPKLRFPLAHAAPRLTSSELVEKLGVHFDCQVMDKGLEAAAELWEEMQTSSELGHFGIYCGADQTWVSVMLTADGQVRMEEATPERDEAWRDLDENLWEWLVLTELLETADAKQTYARSVENLVGVLQEDQGGEISLAAMIRPVCMTQYQSFLERQVSFFHKIETDPAPVCGLVINRLA is encoded by the coding sequence ATGCCTGACATCCGCGCTTTGCACGGTCTTCGATACGATCTGGGCCACATTGGTTCCCTGGCCGAGGTTATCTCCCCGGCTGAAGTCGCCTCCGATCCGACCCTGGTCGACTCGTTGTTCGAGCGTCATCCGGCCAACGTCATCCGGATCTTGGCCAACCGGGAAGAGCCTGGCGACGACCAACTCAACAACCGATTCACGCGAGCCCGCCGCTTCCTGACCGACTGGCAGCGGCAAGGTGTTTTGCAACGCGAGCCCGACCCAGCGATCTATGTCTATCACCAGGATTTCGACTGGAACGGCCAGCGGGTGACCCGCCGAGGGTTCCTGGCCGGGCTGACTCTGGAGGAGATCGACCAACAGCAATACGAAGCCCTGCTGCTCTTGCTCAACCAACCAGCCCAGGAAGCCTTGGAGATGCTCCGGGCAACGCAGACCAATGTTCGTCCTGGCATCGCCTTGTATGCGGACTCAAGCATTTCGGTGCAGCAGGTTCTGGAGAACCAGATTGCAACCGCGACGCCTCTGATCGCCAAGGATGAAGCTGGGGTCGTACATCGACTGTGGCCAGTCACCGATCATCAGGTGATTGGCCAGATCCGAGAGAAGATGGCCCATCGTCAGATGTTCCGCAACGCCATGGACGACTTCCTGCCGGCAACCCTCAACCGGTACGAACTTGCTCAGCGTGGCGAACTGACCCCGATGCACCCAGCGAACTTCATGTTGACCGCCTTCTTCGAGCTGACCGAGCCAGGCTTCGAGCCGAAGCTCCGGTTTCCTCTCGCGCATGCCGCGCCGCGTCTGACCAGCAGCGAACTGGTCGAGAAGCTTGGCGTTCACTTCGACTGCCAGGTGATGGACAAAGGTCTGGAGGCAGCCGCCGAACTATGGGAAGAGATGCAGACCAGCAGTGAGTTGGGGCACTTTGGTATCTACTGCGGAGCGGACCAGACCTGGGTCTCGGTCATGCTCACCGCCGATGGTCAGGTCCGCATGGAGGAAGCGACCCCAGAGCGAGACGAAGCCTGGCGTGACCTCGACGAGAACCTCTGGGAGTGGCTGGTCCTAACCGAGCTCTTGGAAACGGCCGATGCCAAGCAGACCTATGCCCGGTCAGTCGAGAACCTGGTCGGAGTCCTGCAAGAGGACCAAGGGGGCGAGATCTCTTTGGCGGCGATGATCCGCCCGGTCTGCATGACCCAATACCAATCGTTCCTGGAACGTCAGGTCAGCTTCTTCCATAAGATTGAAACCGACCCGGCTCCGGTATGCGGACTGGTGATCAATCGTCTTGCCTGA